One stretch of Eupeodes corollae chromosome 2, idEupCoro1.1, whole genome shotgun sequence DNA includes these proteins:
- the LOC129947110 gene encoding uncharacterized protein LOC129947110: MHNILPLTISLIPLLSIGFVTVLIICKLYIKIRSNFKVTVNCWFCNQNTKVPYLEANSFTCPQCDQYNGFTKDGDYNREIYQQLDCSNLSSTSRRDDQQNDFSDLSDQFPANGFCNVCNEGQRLKIEKLAQFEPKNESKFEDELKVYKNQLEEQYRLCTTCDRHLKRVLREKKKMVLGSKFLDFIIKGAEKFKQPHFARIKNAQKSKLKQKISIYLTLLAFINIICILRGLPALNKEHLTWVFGERIGHYSFLMISHILTLIKVLASYSEKLTNHPMVHKLGLFMRTIAMMVLYSMGMKVPQVVTLNMTSFLMLAAPFLMLGFSFLHNFVDGFRLSRFTFMLTLWSLCAGGILDQDLLKASSDVILLIASLITVYLSLTSDPESNLARNDDTSSSFHKIYSEDCLSDDDTRETISLLSQKLNSSGNSVMSASSGRSFVSHSQLPNERLVRSPITSSLLSLNGAPRSPAFQSFARDPADQSILRNRNFAASMSNFSTNRSLFASNLELDCLRPQSTFGANTSFTSPTVMNATLNASNANRFNDVGFAKTPVGFVNTPLASPFSVSSSAVYQRSNLLTPSRFSTNSLATNNPAASWLSGGFFNSGQVGAAHQAPVEKNTYFQDHRNAMNSIQENISRASSHSSGFESQSSANPRENSICPEQDQYPQVSTSISDCQNGFQPIDQAGPFHRPTPLINGSFQPSMSSTTGSLCGFSSANSLNSTLQPLSVSCNQEYWKPPKAPTTTRSNAFNLRKINEELPPIQRGALLKKWKEGQTLS, from the exons atgcacaacaTATTACCGCTGACCATAAGCCTCATACCGCTGCTATCAATTGGCTTTGTGACTGTTTTAATAATATGCAaattatacataaaaataaG atcaAACTTCAAAGTGACTGTTAATTGCTGGTTTTGCAATCAAAATACCAAAGTCCCCTACTTGGAGGCGAATAGTTTCACTTGTCCCCAATGTGATCAGTACAATGGATTTACCAAGGATGGCGACTACAATCGGGAGATCTACCAACAGCTGGACTGCAGTAATTTATCCTCGACTTCGAGGAGAGATGATCAGCAAAATGATTTTTCGGATTTGAGCGATCAATTTCCGGCAAATGGATTTTGTAACGTTTGCAATGAGGGACAACgtttaaaaattgagaaattgGCACAATTCGAACCAAAGAACGAGTCCAAATTCGAAGATGAACTCAAGGTGTACAA GAACCAACTAGAAGAACAATACCGCCTCTGTACAACATGTGATCGTCATCTGAAAAGAGTTCTGcgtgagaagaaaaaaatggttCTAGGTTCGAAGTTCCTCGATTTTATTATCAAAGGAGCTGAAAAATTCAAACAACCTCATTTTGCTCGCATCAAAAATGCccaaaaatctaaattaaaacaaaaaatctccaTCTACCTGACGCTTCTAGCATTTATCAACATAATTTGCATTCTCCGAGGTCTACCCGCTCTCAATAAGGAACATTTGACTTGGGTATTTGGCGAGCGCATTGGacattattcatttttaatgatCTCACACATTCTGACGCTAATCAAAGTTCTTGCATCGTATTCAGAAAAACTCACCAATCATCCGATGGTACATAAATTAGGTCTCTTCATGAGAACCATTGCAATGATGGTCCTATACTCAATGGGAATGAAAGTGCCCCAGGTGGTAACTTTGAATATGACTTCTTTTCTAATGCTTGCTGCTCCCTTTTTGATGCTTGGATTTTCATTCCTACATAATTTCGTTGATGGATTTAGACTCAGTCGATTCACATTCATGTTGACCTTGTGGAGTTTATGTGCTGGTGGAATACTTGACCAGGATTTGCTGAAAGCATCCAGCGACGTTATTTtg ctaATTGCATCACTAATCACAGTTTATTTATCACTTACTAGCGACCCTGAATCAAACTTGGCCCGAAATGATGACACTTCAAGTAgtttccacaaaatttattcGGAGGACTGTCTTAGTGATGACGACACCCGTGAGACCATCAGTTTGCTGAGCCAAAAACTAAATAGCAGCGGAAACAGTGTAATGAGTGCCTCGAGTGGCCGATCATTTGTATCACACTCTCAATTACCAAATGAGCGTCTGGTCAGATCTCCAATTACTTCTTCACTTTTGAGTCTAAATGGCGCCCCTCGATCACCAGCCTTTCAGAGTTTTGCTAGAGACCCTGCCGATCAATCAATTCTAAGGAATCGCAACTTTGCTGCCTCAATGAGTAACTTCTCGACAAATCGCTCATTATTTGCTTCGAATTTGGAACTCGATTGTTTGCGTCCACAATCGACCTTCGGAGCTAATACGTCATTTACATCTCCTACAGTTATGAATGCCACTCTCAATGCGTCGAATGCAAACAGATTTAATGATGTTGGTTTTGCAAAGACTCCAGTTGGTTTTGTCAACACCCCACTAGCTTCGCCCTTCTCTGTATCCAGCAGTGCTGTTTATCAGAGATCTAACCTACTAACCCCCTCACGCTTTAGTACTAACAGCTTGGCAACTAACAATCCCGCAGCTTCTTGGCTTTCAGGTGGCTTTTTTAATAGTGGACAAGTAGGTGCAGCCCATCAGGCACCAGTGGAGAAGAATACTTACTTTCAAGACCATCGTAACGCCATGAATTCCATTCAGGAGAACATTTCACGTGCCTCCTCACATTCCTCTGGCTTCGAGTCCCAATCGAGTGCAAATCCGCGAGAAAACTCCATCTGTCCCGAACAAGATCAATATCCACAAGTTTCTACTTCCATATCTGACTgtcaaaatggttttcaacCAATTGACCAAGCAGGACCATTTCACCGACCCACCCCTCTAATCAATGGCTCCTTTCAGCCGTCAATGTCTTCTACAACTGGTTCCCTTTGTGGATTCTCCTCAGCAAATTCTCTAAATTCAACCTTACAACCTCTATCGGTGTCCTGTAATCAGGAGTACTGGAAGCCACCGAAGGCACCAACAACAACTAGGTCAAATGCATTTAACCTGCgcaaaataaatgaagaactGCCACCGATTCAAAGGGGTGCCTTGTTGAAGAAGTGGAAGGAAGGCCAGACTCTctcataa